GTCCTCAGTCTTGACAAAGAAGTAATTAAACTAGAATCGACGATTCGCTTTATCGTCCATCTTTACTACCAAACTTTTGCCTCCACGGTGACGAAGGTGCAACATCGTCCCTCTATAAAAACTCATCGCGAAAAGGTGCATCAGGTGGCGAAGAGAGACCCTGTGGCCAGCCAATTCCGCATACTTCGATAGCATGGAAATGAGCTTGTAGATATAAGGAGAAAGCTGAGCCGGGCAGACACCGTAGTAGCGGCAGAACTCCTCTGCCAATGGGAGAATGGGAAAAGAATAGCCCACATAGAATGGATATGCATAGAACGCGCAATATCCAGGGCGATGAATCTGCACCACATCGCGTCCAGCCGGGACCAGATCGATGTGGACAAGAATTTTGAACTTCGCCCTGAAATTAGCAAGGGCATCCACATCCATCTCAGACTCTAAGGCCTCGGGGTCATCCTCGGGTAGCTTTGAGAAGTCAGTTCTAGCCTTATCACTACGgggaattatttcctccaccgtaggaaAACTTTCATCTTCTACGGCAATGGCAGCCCCACCGTCATAAGGAGCCATGTTACACTACCAAAGAAGCAGGATTAGGTATCCCCCCAGAACTGGAAGACACATTAACTATTTTTGTTTATGAATAGAGGGGGTGCAAACGTAGAAGAGTCGAGTAGCAAAAACCACCGAAATCGGTGAAGGCAGGAGTATGAAATAAGGTCAAGGAAGTAGAGATTTTGATTGAGGAAGAAGAGGGTATGAAAAGCCGATTTTTAGAAAGCAAAGAGTGAACCTAAGAACTGAATATCCCCATTTATAAGAGTTAGGACATCAATACCGAGGAAGCAAACCGCAGTTGCCCAACTCAAAAATCGAAGCGGCAGAGGCACAGGAAACGACACAGGTTATCGGGAAACGCATAATAATGACGAATGTGACATGACGTCACAATGAAACGACGTGACCCTAGGTTGTGGATCACAAAAGGCCACGTTTCCATCCCGTCTGAAGCGTTATTACTCGACCTGCTCGGATAAAACTTCTCAAGCCTGACAGACAGAGTCCGCTCATTAAGGTCGCCCAGGGCCGacatcaataagcggagggactaactgtatgggtcaaaatctgctTTCATTAAGATTTGACACGAAGCAGTATCGTAGAAAGCTATTTGGCCGAGGTCGATTAGAAGATAACGAGGATCGTAGCCGAGTAGTCAATAACGACCGAGGTCGAGTGCTAACGGCTAGTTTTTGTAATAGAATATTCAGGAAAATATTCTATTGAATATTCTTGATTAGGGTTGACTAGggaatgtcccatataaatagaaaaagagataggGAGAGACGGAGGTAATATTCTCTGATAAGAACATTCTTGAAAAAACAGACTTTCTCTCTAGAAAAAAGACAATCACTACCTTTCTAAAGAGATTCGATTGTCTACTGTTCCACACTTTTTCCATTAGATCCGAGAAGGGTCCAACATTCTAGTATTTGTCTATCAGTCACCATTGTCAGAAAGAAGAATCATCCACCtagtgaatcattctccttatttactttaatgccatttatcgttatttattgcttgatattcCCCATCATTAATGATCTTGAAACATTGAATGTACATCACATTTAATCTTCTCTCAACACTGCTCTTGCTTGATTGGTATTAATCGATTATAAATTTGAAGTTATTATCATTACCTAGGTTTAACCTTTCGTCATAcaatattaattagtttaataAAAAATCTACGTGTTTTTGGTCGAACAATTCTGTTTATCTATTTTTCAAGTCACAAAATTTAGAGACCTACTTTTAACACAGTTCTTCCTCACTAGCCGCCATCTACAGCAATTGGATTCATGTCTCTTTCAGAATTTATATCTATAAAGATATCTCATAATGTCTAGGGAATTAGCAACAATAAACAACGAACTATATATGTTTGAATTTCCAATAGAATAATCCAATATCAGTAAACTATGCACTGTGCGAGATATTATTTTTGGTTCAGTTGAGTCTTCTCGTTCTTTATAACGCAAAAATAAGACTTCAATCTGGGAGTTGTTATTGTATCTAATTTAAGGAAAACCAACTTAGTAAGTCATCGATCCATTTTACTTTTCCAGATCATTTCCTTAGGGAAGAGctaatttatgaaaattaaaatacTCCAGACTAGAATTTTTCTAGAAGATGATTTAGTGTGACGTAGACTGCTCCAAATGAACCTGGAACTTAGGGGATGTATTGaagtatgtttttttttttgggtttgagGTGGGGGGTGGGGTTGGGGGTGCACAGACCATTAAATGTAGTGTCCTATTCTGGGTTTTAAAAGTCAATAAGTTGTTTGGTACTTGACTAGAACTTTTGATATATtttatcctcattttgagaaaagAAAACTGCAATTTGAAGTTGGTTTCATTCTGTTTGAAGCATATACTGCTTATAATAATATGTTGATTAATCCCgatttgatttttatatttttataattgaaACTTGATTAGCCCAAAAGATTAATTTATTGGTCGAATATAATATGCAATCTAAAAATCATGGGATTACCTATCTACGTAGAAGATGAGATTATTTATCCTGATTATAATCAAAGACTCAGTTTATCGCGCGGACATAAGACTGCCATAAATTCATATGTTGAATGCTACTATTTGTAAGTTGTCACTATTGGAGCTGTGGATGTGAGTGTTTGAAGGGGACAGTGGACCCTGCTATTTCTTTTGCATCTTTGGACGGGCTAAATGTCTTTATGTGTATGTAATACTCctattgtttttccttttttatgACAGCCAAATAAATAACCAGAAAATAGAAGGAACTTTCGGATAAGAAAAGTGAAATTAGCAGCAAGTTTTATAGGTATAAGGACGTTGTGGCCTGAGTTCTCGTAGTAATCGGGTCAAATAATAAATAGTAACTTCATCCCACTATTTCCTGAAGCCTCAATTGTTAATATTTCTGTGTCTCTTTCTAAATGGAAATTCTTACAAATTTTTTAGTGAAGACGAATCTTTGATTAGTTGGAATTTAGACCAAATAATCCTTAGTTGGCGTTCTTAAATTAATAATGAATGAACCATTCCACCagtatttttttgtttttcatttctattaaatattacaacTTTGCTATTTATTCATTAACAAACTTAGACTGACTAAATCATCAGTAAGTATATATATCCATGAATATCTGAACATTCAATTGCACTCTATAACAAAACTAACTCCCCGCCTGTGGAATTGTATACTGTGCTTAGCAACAGAAAAATCatatgaagaaataaaataatTCTGAGTTGAGAAAGGATCATTCTCTTTAGGTAGAAGAAAGTCTTCTAATATCTGTCTTCTCCTATTTGATTCAAAATGTTATTCAATTTTCAACTACTCTACTAATATTGTCCCTACCTTAGCCGCCTTCTAACATTACTCATTTTTGTCTCGTTCTGAATTTATATATTTCAAAACTCAAGTATTAAGAATCTCAAAGTATTACATGGATGTACAAATTTTGATTCTTGTTTTGGCTTCACTTGTTGCATTGCCAGTTTCATCATCCTCAACAATCTTTAGTTTATCTGAAGGTTCTCTTTCTGCTCCACAAGATTCTCTTTTATCCCCCAATGAAGAATTCACTGCTGGTTTTTACTCTGTTGGTGACAATGCTTATTTCTTTGCTATATGGTTCACTAAGCCATTGGCTAATGGAAACAACACCGTTGTTTGGATGGCTAACCGTGACCAACCAATAAATGGAAGAAAATCACATCTTTCCCTGCTCAAATCAGGCAACCTCGTACTAATTGATGCGAATCAGATCAATGTTTGGGAATCTGGTACACAATCAAGTTCCTCTGTTGAATTAAGGTTGCTGGATAACGGCAACCTTGTTCTTGTAACTTCAGAAGGTCAAGAAATTTGGCAAAGCTTTGATTCACCTACAGACACACTTCTTCCTGAACAACCACTTACCAAGACCTCAAAGCTTGTGTCACGTAGAAGCTCGACCAATTTCTCTTCTGGATTTTACCAGGTACATTTTAATGAGGATAATGTCCTACATCTTGTCTTTGATGGCATAGAGATGACAAGTGTTTTTTGGCCAAGCCCGTGGTTAATTGTTTGGGATGCAGGTCAGTAACaaccacttatacttatcccttgCACGTGTATGCCTTTTGCTTGATTCTGGTCGTAACATGCGTACAGTGTTCATGAACttggttcatgcatgtgttcttttgtcaatcatcaaaacctaTACCACTGGTCAATAGAGACAGAtgcaaaatttaaatttaattggTTCTAACCTttagtgaatatatatatatattggttcCTATCGAAAATATTGGTTCAGTTGAACTGTTTGCTTATATAGTCCATTCGCCTCTGCAGGTCGGTCCACCTACAATGACAGCAAAACTGCAGTTCTTGACCGTTTGGGCAATTTTGTGTCAAGTGATGAATTTAGATTCCAATCTGCTGATTATGGTGTGGAATTGCGAAGAAGATTGACCCTTGATGTAGATGGCAATATTCGATTGTACAGCCTAGATATGCTGAGTAACACTTGGAGAGTTACTTGGCAGTTATTTATAGCAGCTTGTAGGGTTCATGGAGTTTGTGGATTGAACAGTTTGTGTTCCTATGATCCTTACTTTGGTAGAAAATGCTCTTGTATACCAGGATATAGGATGAGAAATCCCACAGATTGGTCCTATGGTTGTGAACCAGAATTCGCGATTTCTTGCAACGATACTAGTTCGATGGATTTCTTTCCGCTTCACCACGTTGAGTTTTACGGGTATGATATTGCATACTTTCGTAATAAAACGTTGCAAGAATGCAAGAATTTATGCTCGAAACATTGTGATTGCAAAGGTTTCCAGTACAAGTTTGTTGGAGGTAATGGTACCTATGGTTGTTACCCAAAAACACTCTTATTCAATGGCTATGTCCAATCAAGTTGGCCGGATATTGTTTATGTAAAATTGCCTAAAGGAAGGCAAACTTGGGAAGCGAATTATAAAGGAAACCTCCAATGTGACAATGAAAAAGTGATGTTGGACAGAGCTTACAAAAGAAAAGAACAACATGGATGGATAAAGTCCTTCATTTGGTCAATTGTTGTAGCTGGAGTTTTGGAGATTCTTTGTTTTCTCACTTACTGGATTAAGACAAGAAAAGGCTCACATGAAACCAAGCAAGGCTACCTTCAACTTTCAACAAGATTCAAGAAATTCACCTATGCTGAGCTTAAAAAGGCCTCTTCCAATTTCAGTGAAGAGATAGGCCGAGGAGGCGGTAGTATTGTGTATAAAGGAAAATTGTCTGACGACAGAGTTGCAGCTATAAAGTCCCTCAGTGGAGGAGCCAACTATCAAGGAGAAGCTGAATTTCTAGCAGAAGTGAGTACTATAGGCAACCTTAATCATATGAATTTGATAGAACTATGGGGATATTGTGCCGAGGGAAAGCACAGGCTTCTGGTTTATGAGTATATGGAGTATGGTTCTTTGTCTGATAATTTGCATGCCAATAAACTTGATTGGGAGAAAAGGTTTGAAATTGCTTTGGGGACAGCCAAAGGACTTGCTTACTTGCATGAAGAATGCTTAGAATGGGTCTTGCATTGTGATGTGAAGCCTCAAAACATACTTTTAGATTCCAATTACAAGCCAAAGGTTGCTGATTTTGGGCTATCGAAAATATTAAATAGAGGTGGTTTGGATAATTCGAGCTTTTCAACGATAAGGGGGACTAGAGGATACATGGCTCCTGAATGGATTTTTAAGATGCCTATCACCTCAAAAGTTGACGTCTATAGTTATGGCATTGTTTTATTGGAGATGATCACAGGCAAGAGTCCGGAAGTTTGCGCTTATGGTAGCTGTAGAGATAATGATGCTATGGGACAAGGGGTGTTGGTCACTTGGATTAGAGAGAAGATGCGCGCAGCCAGTGAAACGAAATCATGGATTCAAGAAATTGTGGATCCATCTTTAAATGGTATATTTGACTTGGAAAAGATGGAAATTCTATTAAAAGTAGCTTTGCAGTGTTCAGAGGAAGATAGAGATGCAAGACCTACCATGTGCGAGGTGGTGGATAAGATGCTTCATCCAGAAAATCTCGAGTTGAAAATAGACATTAATCTAAGTTAATCTCAAGTTGTATCAACTCTTGCAATAGCTGATCTTAGAATGATATAGTAAAGTTGGTACCCTCTTTAATTCCATGTAAAGTAACTTCTTCCAAAATAATAGCATCTAACTTGAGTTTGCATGTACTTTTGAATCTCATTATGTAACTCCTTAGATGAAGATAAATTTTCGCAACAATCATGTGCAATGTAACAACTGTTATGGTGCTGTGACCCATTGCTAGATGGAAATCTAAACCGCCGTATAGATGCCAGCCGTCAAACACCCTCCGCGATCGCATTGAACTGCACACCAGAAGACAGTTGATTCAAAACAAGGGGAAATGGTCTGAAAGACCGAAATTacttcgaaacacacccgaggcgcttgggaccccgttcaatcacaccaaccaatcctaatACATAATATGGatctattcgaggcctcaaatcacaccaaataatatcaaaaccacgaatcgtacctcaattcaagcctaatgaactaatccaaattttcaaattcaaaacttacGCCGAACATGACTAAACAACtctgaatgaccttaaattttgtttACAAGTTCccaatgacataacagacctattccaactcttggaaccacaatctgaaccccatatcatcaaagtcaactctcagtcaaacctgtgaaccttccaaaccttcaagtttccaactttcgctaaataGAACCACATCAACCtagaaacctccaaatccaaatgcgGACATacacttaagtccaaaattaacaTACAAACCTATTGCAACCATCAAAACACCCTTCTGgcgtcatctacacaaaagtcaaactccggtcaaccctcATAACTTAAGCCTgcaaccaagggactaagtgtcttaatttattccaaaattctccgaaaccaaaccaatcacTCAGGCAAGTCATAGAACAACGAATACACCTacgggaagcatcaaataggggaaggGGGCTCAAATTTACAAAACGATTGTCCGGGTTATTAGAACGACTGATTGGATCGTTACAAATTAACCGGCCGTTGCGGTCATTTTACGGAGAAATTTCTAAGTGTTTATTTTATATACCAGATGGGCCGAGTCGATCGATTTTCTAAAaagaattttaattattttttataaaaattgtattttggTCGACTGCTTGAAAAAAGTTTTTCCCTGTTAAAAATACTTATCAAATATGTCACAAAATATATTTTCCGAGttttttcaactataaatagttCTCTTTGGTTGATTTAATAacgatttgaaaaatatataatttgcaAACTTCGGTTGAATCAGTCGTTTTTCTCATCGGTGTTTTGACCGACCAATTCTGTCGATTTTGTACCACTGGAAAAGGATATTCTTTTAGTTGTGAATTTTAAACAATTGGTTTAACAACAGCTCGTCCTACGTTCTATTCTTTCAATTAAACATGTATAGATATGTAAACAGCACCTGAAAAAGTATAAAAGAATGTTATGATTTTAACATACAGGAAAAATGAACAAATACTAACAATGTGCTATCAATTTAGTCTActaatagaaagaaaaaaaattgttcttttaccaaCACAACTACAGAAGTATACTATATTATGCGGATTAAACTATTTTCATTCTTTTCGTATTATCTAGTTTTGCTCTTTTTGGTTATATATCTAAGCACAACAAAGGAAAGTTATAATTACTTACTCGTTACAGAATAGCTTTTCAAGAGCCTTGACTCTGAGGGTTTGTGTTGCTATCAAAACCTTAATTTCACTTTGATCTATTCTAAGTGCTCGATCCTGAAATTCACCTAAAGaattgagattcaactaaattttGATCTTATATTCATACATAGCATGTTATACATATGTATCCATGATCATAAAAGAAAGTTGCAAAAAATAAAATGAGTTGACTCATCATTAATAGGTCGTTTGGTAACATATCGCATAGAGTATAAGTATTTCATCGAATTATCTAACGAAAATAGCAATGAACTGCTTTTTGCCTCCTTCTCATGTTATCAAGAAAAATAAAGATGAAGAATGGGATTCTAGGGTCTCTTTAGCTTACAACAGAGTTGTATACTAATGAGAAAATATTCCCTAATTTTTTTCTCGTTAAACTTGTTTTTTTGTTTTACCTTTTCTTTAATTTTGCCAAAGAATTCGAAGCTATATCTTTTATGTTTTTTAATTGAAGGATTTTTTTCTTATTGTAAATTcgggatattattattattttaaaataaaataaattttcatgTAGGAATTTTTCTTATACTCCTGGAAGTTCTAGAGTATAGCTTAATGATAGTGTTAATATTGTGAATATCATATATTTAACGTTCGATTGCTAGTAGattttttttccttccttatGGGCTAAATCGGCCCAAAAACACTCTTAACAtggtgtgatattgtccgctttgggccAAGTCTGCACGGTTTTCCCCAAAAGGCACCACACTATTAAGAGATCCCTACACCTTATATGTAGACTCTCAATATTTTCAGTTACCAATGTGAAATTTTGTTTGCACACCAAAAACCTCCCATTTCTTATTTTTTCATGTCTCTCATTTAGAACAAAATCATATCCATATGATATTATTCAAAAATAAAGAGACTTTTGCATAATATATTTCAAGACCGAGAATGATAATTTCAATCTAAAATTTGATCTAATTCCTCTTTAACTCAACCTTTGACTTGACTTTTATAAGACCATGTTCATCGGGCAAAGCCACACACGATTGCAACACACGTCCTGTGGAACAACACAATCAACTGTA
This region of Nicotiana tomentosiformis chromosome 4, ASM39032v3, whole genome shotgun sequence genomic DNA includes:
- the LOC104084644 gene encoding putative receptor protein kinase ZmPK1 — protein: MDVQILILVLASLVALPVSSSSTIFSLSEGSLSAPQDSLLSPNEEFTAGFYSVGDNAYFFAIWFTKPLANGNNTVVWMANRDQPINGRKSHLSLLKSGNLVLIDANQINVWESGTQSSSSVELRLLDNGNLVLVTSEGQEIWQSFDSPTDTLLPEQPLTKTSKLVSRRSSTNFSSGFYQVHFNEDNVLHLVFDGIEMTSVFWPSPWLIVWDAGRSTYNDSKTAVLDRLGNFVSSDEFRFQSADYGVELRRRLTLDVDGNIRLYSLDMLSNTWRVTWQLFIAACRVHGVCGLNSLCSYDPYFGRKCSCIPGYRMRNPTDWSYGCEPEFAISCNDTSSMDFFPLHHVEFYGYDIAYFRNKTLQECKNLCSKHCDCKGFQYKFVGGNGTYGCYPKTLLFNGYVQSSWPDIVYVKLPKGRQTWEANYKGNLQCDNEKVMLDRAYKRKEQHGWIKSFIWSIVVAGVLEILCFLTYWIKTRKGSHETKQGYLQLSTRFKKFTYAELKKASSNFSEEIGRGGGSIVYKGKLSDDRVAAIKSLSGGANYQGEAEFLAEVSTIGNLNHMNLIELWGYCAEGKHRLLVYEYMEYGSLSDNLHANKLDWEKRFEIALGTAKGLAYLHEECLEWVLHCDVKPQNILLDSNYKPKVADFGLSKILNRGGLDNSSFSTIRGTRGYMAPEWIFKMPITSKVDVYSYGIVLLEMITGKSPEVCAYGSCRDNDAMGQGVLVTWIREKMRAASETKSWIQEIVDPSLNGIFDLEKMEILLKVALQCSEEDRDARPTMCEVVDKMLHPENLELKIDINLS